A DNA window from bacterium contains the following coding sequences:
- a CDS encoding methylglyoxal synthase, with protein sequence MNIALIAHDAKKTDMAEWADFNRLTLSEHTLFATGNTGNIVHVATGLPVHRLKSGPLGGDQQIGAMIAEGNVDMLVFFWDPMDTHPHDPDVKALLRLAVLYDIPTACNKRTADYLISSTLWGPTSADRRTERGGGRARGFV encoded by the coding sequence ATGAACATCGCATTGATCGCGCATGACGCTAAGAAGACGGATATGGCGGAGTGGGCCGACTTCAACAGGCTCACGTTAAGCGAACACACGCTGTTCGCGACCGGCAATACGGGCAACATCGTCCACGTTGCGACGGGATTGCCCGTGCATCGGCTCAAGAGCGGTCCACTGGGCGGCGACCAACAGATCGGCGCGATGATCGCTGAAGGGAACGTGGATATGCTCGTGTTTTTCTGGGACCCGATGGACACTCATCCACACGATCCCGACGTGAAGGCGCTGTTGCGACTGGCGGTGCTCTATGATATTCCGACAGCGTGTAACAAACGCACGGCGGACTACCTGATTTCGTCTACGCTGTGGGGACCGACTTCGGCGGACCGGCGCACTGAGCGCGGTGGCGGAAGGGCGCGGGGTTTTGTGTGA